A stretch of the Desulfobacter sp. genome encodes the following:
- a CDS encoding carbon-nitrogen family hydrolase, with amino-acid sequence MITNKFKAGVIQFDIINGDINANMDKALYYLGCLADQGGSLGVLPELFASGFDNENIRFHARTTQDCLDRLAQFAKKRSMAVAGTFARAEGDKVFNTLYFIDQRGEIKGAYDKLHLFRLTCEDAFYTPGNKAVVIDTVFGRVGLMICYDLRFPELARHLFIKGAKICIVCAQWPSPRKAHWQTLIQARAIENQAFFICSNRTGEDEDLVFPGLSAIVDPWGKILAQADDDPGTITAGVDMGEVDRARALIPIIEDRREDIYG; translated from the coding sequence ATGATAACCAACAAATTTAAGGCAGGGGTCATCCAGTTTGATATTATCAACGGAGATATTAATGCCAATATGGACAAGGCACTTTATTATCTTGGTTGCCTGGCTGACCAGGGCGGTTCTTTAGGGGTGCTGCCCGAGCTTTTTGCCTCGGGGTTTGACAATGAAAACATCCGGTTTCATGCCCGGACAACCCAAGACTGCCTGGACCGGTTGGCTCAATTTGCAAAGAAGCGTTCAATGGCCGTTGCAGGCACCTTTGCAAGGGCAGAAGGGGACAAGGTGTTTAATACCCTTTATTTTATTGATCAAAGAGGAGAGATAAAAGGGGCATACGATAAGCTTCATCTTTTCAGGCTTACCTGTGAGGATGCGTTTTATACCCCCGGAAATAAGGCGGTGGTGATTGATACTGTCTTTGGCCGAGTCGGGCTGATGATCTGTTATGATTTAAGATTTCCGGAATTGGCAAGGCATCTCTTTATAAAGGGAGCAAAAATATGTATAGTCTGCGCCCAGTGGCCAAGTCCCAGAAAGGCGCATTGGCAGACCCTGATCCAGGCCAGGGCCATTGAAAACCAGGCCTTTTTTATCTGCAGCAACCGGACAGGAGAGGATGAGGACCTTGTTTTTCCCGGACTTTCCGCCATTGTGGATCCTTGGGGAAAAATTTTGGCCCAGGCCGATGATGATCCCGGAACGATCACGGCAGGGGTGGATATGGGCGAGGTGGACCGGGCAAGGGCCCTGATCCCTATAATAGAGGATAGAAGAGAGGATATATATGGATAA
- a CDS encoding IS4 family transposase has product MTHISVPKKQLRSLNFDNFRCPLIKSLSKAPELQSRGDRPLKMTFEDQINALVYFHLQEHKSARHLIQDLKENVFAKENIAPDGGISRSSFCEAINHRGLEQLQFIFEDLYKQALECHPGEHAELGELVSIDGSLINAVLSMHWANYRKGSKKAKVHCGFDINHGIPNKIFLTEGNGAERTFVPKILSKGQTGVMDRGYQSHKEFDLLQEQGKHFVCRIKTRTTRTIIDNHETPSDSYIFYDALVKLGTPNQNQTKRPVRVVGYKIAGVKYYVATDRHDLTAEQIATIYKLRWTIEDFFKWWKEHLKVYHLIARSEYGLMVQILGGLITYLLLAIHCQKQFNEKVTIKRVRQLRTAILNDLFGCEEQGSHSSNRDNIVKDQKIIEQAKT; this is encoded by the coding sequence ATGACGCACATCTCAGTCCCTAAAAAACAACTACGGTCCCTGAACTTTGACAATTTCAGGTGCCCTCTGATAAAGTCACTTTCAAAAGCACCGGAATTACAATCTCGAGGAGACCGCCCTTTAAAAATGACATTCGAAGACCAGATAAATGCTTTGGTTTATTTCCATCTTCAGGAGCACAAGTCTGCCCGACATTTAATTCAGGATCTCAAGGAGAATGTTTTTGCTAAAGAAAATATTGCGCCAGACGGTGGTATCAGCCGTAGTAGTTTCTGTGAAGCCATCAATCACAGGGGACTCGAACAACTGCAATTTATCTTTGAGGATCTTTATAAACAGGCTCTTGAGTGTCATCCGGGTGAACACGCCGAGTTAGGAGAGTTGGTTTCCATTGACGGTAGTCTCATAAATGCAGTCCTTTCAATGCACTGGGCGAACTACAGAAAAGGAAGTAAAAAAGCCAAAGTACATTGCGGATTTGACATTAATCACGGAATCCCAAACAAAATCTTTTTGACTGAAGGCAACGGCGCTGAACGCACTTTTGTTCCCAAAATACTTTCCAAGGGGCAAACAGGTGTTATGGATCGTGGATATCAATCCCATAAAGAATTTGACCTGCTTCAGGAGCAAGGCAAACATTTTGTCTGCCGTATAAAAACCAGGACAACAAGAACAATTATTGATAACCACGAGACCCCTTCCGACAGCTACATTTTTTATGATGCACTGGTTAAACTTGGTACTCCGAATCAAAACCAGACGAAAAGGCCTGTTCGGGTTGTTGGCTATAAAATTGCTGGCGTCAAATACTATGTGGCAACTGACAGGCATGATTTAACAGCGGAACAAATAGCAACAATTTATAAACTCCGGTGGACCATTGAGGATTTTTTCAAATGGTGGAAAGAACATCTGAAGGTATATCATCTCATTGCCCGCAGTGAATACGGCCTTATGGTTCAGATTCTTGGCGGCCTTATCACTTACCTGTTACTGGCAATCCATTGCCAAAAACAGTTTAATGAAAAGGTCACGATCAAAAGAGTTCGGCAGCTGCGAACCGCCATTCTAAATGACCTGTTTGGCTGCGAGGAGCAGGGCTCTCATAGTTCAAACAGGGACAATATTGTCAAAGATCAAAAAATTATTGAGCAAGCAAAAACCTAA